In one window of Paenarthrobacter nicotinovorans DNA:
- a CDS encoding ABC transporter ATP-binding protein, with protein sequence MSETNDSNIGNSENIDYMTDSRPIAVGENTPGCKKRDPIVVAEDVTRSFGGINAVDVEYLEIPRHKITALIGPNGAGKTTLFNLLTGFDTPNSGKWQFEGNSLAGVSSYKVARMGMVRTFQLTKVMGKLTVMENMRLGAADQPGERLSRALFKGMWGGREKEITAQANILLEKFKLDAKKNDYAASLSGGQRKLLEMARSLMVKPKLVMLDEPMAGVNPALTQSLLDHIKNLKAEGMTVLFVEHDMNMVRHIADWVVVMAEGKVVAEGPPGEVMKNPAVIDAYLGAHHDVDLGDAEGIKELEAELEADDESVVGTEDAGILSDIVEPRIVESKHAEPKHVEPNHVEPRNEEGK encoded by the coding sequence ATGAGTGAGACCAACGACAGCAATATCGGCAACAGCGAAAATATTGATTACATGACAGATTCGCGCCCGATCGCAGTTGGGGAAAACACACCCGGTTGCAAGAAACGCGATCCGATCGTGGTGGCAGAGGACGTGACCCGCTCCTTTGGCGGCATCAATGCTGTGGATGTCGAGTACCTCGAAATTCCCCGCCACAAGATCACCGCATTGATCGGACCCAACGGTGCGGGCAAAACCACCCTGTTCAACCTGCTGACGGGCTTTGACACTCCCAACTCCGGGAAGTGGCAGTTCGAAGGCAACAGCCTTGCCGGTGTTTCCTCCTACAAAGTGGCACGCATGGGCATGGTCCGGACCTTCCAGCTCACCAAGGTCATGGGCAAGCTGACGGTTATGGAAAACATGCGTCTGGGGGCAGCAGACCAACCGGGCGAGCGGCTCTCCAGGGCTCTGTTCAAGGGCATGTGGGGCGGCCGTGAAAAGGAGATCACCGCCCAGGCCAACATCCTGCTGGAGAAGTTCAAGCTGGATGCCAAGAAAAACGATTATGCTGCGTCGCTTTCCGGCGGCCAGCGCAAGCTCCTGGAGATGGCCCGCTCCTTGATGGTCAAGCCCAAACTGGTCATGCTCGATGAGCCGATGGCAGGCGTGAACCCGGCACTGACGCAGTCGCTGCTGGACCACATCAAGAACCTTAAGGCCGAGGGCATGACCGTCCTCTTCGTCGAGCACGACATGAACATGGTCCGCCACATCGCTGACTGGGTGGTGGTCATGGCCGAAGGCAAGGTAGTGGCCGAGGGACCTCCTGGCGAAGTGATGAAGAACCCTGCCGTCATCGATGCCTACCTTGGCGCCCACCACGACGTCGATCTCGGCGACGCTGAAGGCATCAAGGAACTCGAGGCCGAGCTGGAGGCCGACGACGAGTCGGTGGTCGGCACGGAAGACGCCGGCATTCTGTCGGACATCGTCGAACCCAGGATCGTTGAATCGAAACACGCTGAACCGAAACACGTTGAACCCAATCATGTTGAACCCAGGAATGAGGAGGGGAAATGA
- a CDS encoding ABC transporter ATP-binding protein translates to MSSTSAMPAPAPAPTGDSVVKVTNLVAGYIPGVNILNGCSIEARKGELIGIIGPNGAGKSTLLKAMFGLVKVHSGTVVVRGQDLTGLKANKLVTQGVGFVPQTNNVFATLTIEENLQMGMFQRPKVFAERFDFVTSLFPELAKRRAQRAGSLSGGERQMVAMGRALMMDPAVLLLDEPSAGLSPVKQDETFLRVHEINRAGVSVIMVEQNARRCLQICDRGYVLDQGKDAYTGTGRELMKDPKVIQLYLGTLADEV, encoded by the coding sequence ATGAGCAGCACCAGCGCCATGCCGGCTCCGGCTCCGGCCCCCACAGGCGATTCAGTGGTGAAGGTCACCAACCTCGTTGCAGGTTACATCCCGGGCGTCAACATCCTGAACGGCTGCAGCATCGAAGCCCGCAAAGGTGAACTCATCGGCATCATTGGCCCCAACGGCGCCGGCAAGTCCACGCTGCTGAAAGCCATGTTCGGTTTGGTCAAGGTCCACTCGGGCACCGTTGTGGTGCGAGGACAGGACCTCACCGGGTTGAAGGCCAACAAGCTGGTCACCCAGGGCGTTGGTTTCGTACCGCAGACCAACAACGTTTTTGCCACGCTGACCATCGAGGAAAACCTCCAGATGGGTATGTTCCAGCGGCCCAAGGTGTTCGCCGAACGCTTTGACTTCGTCACCAGCCTCTTCCCGGAGCTGGCCAAGCGGCGCGCCCAGCGTGCAGGGTCACTTTCCGGAGGTGAACGCCAGATGGTGGCCATGGGCCGGGCACTGATGATGGATCCCGCAGTGCTGCTCCTGGACGAGCCATCCGCTGGCCTCTCCCCCGTCAAACAGGACGAGACCTTCCTTCGGGTCCACGAAATCAACCGGGCCGGAGTGTCCGTGATCATGGTGGAGCAGAACGCCCGCCGCTGTCTCCAGATCTGCGACCGCGGCTACGTCCTGGACCAGGGCAAGGACGCCTACACAGGCACCGGCCGGGAGCTCATGAAGGACCCCAAAGTCATCCAGCTCTACTTGGGAACCTTGGCTGACGAGGTCTAG
- a CDS encoding branched-chain amino acid ABC transporter permease, with amino-acid sequence MDFGFIFSSALGELFSPTTAAYALAALGLAVHFGYSGLLNFGQAGFMAVGAYGFAISTLTFDAPFFVALLVSVICSVIFAFILGIPTLRLRADYLAIVTIAAAEIVRYVVTTNQLTKVTGSANGLAAFENTFYAMNPFPEGSYMGMNNRDFFIRVVGWGLVIVCCVLVWLLMRSPWGRVLKGIREDENAVRSLGKNVYAYKMQALVIGGVLGALAGMIFTLPRGAVQPSNYGTELTFFLWTCLLLGGMATVLGPVIGAMIFWVVLSLTQSLLYGLIESGAVTWLTTVQAGQLRYILVGVALMLLMIFRPQGVFGNKKELAFA; translated from the coding sequence ATGGATTTCGGATTTATTTTCTCCAGCGCCCTTGGTGAATTGTTCAGCCCGACGACGGCGGCCTACGCGCTTGCCGCTTTGGGCCTTGCCGTGCACTTCGGCTACTCGGGCCTCCTGAACTTCGGCCAGGCAGGCTTCATGGCTGTCGGCGCCTACGGTTTCGCCATCTCCACTCTCACCTTCGATGCCCCGTTCTTTGTAGCCCTGCTCGTTTCGGTCATTTGTTCGGTCATCTTCGCCTTCATTCTGGGTATCCCAACGCTGCGGCTTCGAGCCGACTACCTGGCAATCGTCACCATCGCAGCCGCGGAAATTGTCCGCTACGTGGTCACCACCAACCAGCTCACCAAAGTCACCGGTTCCGCCAACGGCCTGGCTGCCTTCGAGAACACGTTCTACGCCATGAATCCCTTCCCCGAAGGGTCCTACATGGGTATGAACAACCGCGATTTCTTCATCCGCGTCGTGGGCTGGGGCCTGGTTATCGTCTGCTGTGTCCTGGTGTGGCTGCTGATGCGCAGCCCGTGGGGCCGCGTCCTGAAGGGCATTCGTGAGGATGAGAACGCTGTCAGGTCCCTGGGCAAGAACGTTTACGCCTACAAGATGCAGGCACTCGTCATCGGTGGTGTCCTTGGCGCCCTGGCTGGCATGATCTTCACGCTCCCCCGCGGTGCTGTCCAGCCGTCCAACTACGGAACAGAACTGACGTTCTTCCTCTGGACATGCCTCCTGCTCGGCGGCATGGCCACCGTACTGGGGCCCGTTATCGGAGCAATGATCTTCTGGGTTGTCCTCTCCCTGACCCAGAGCCTGCTCTATGGCCTCATCGAATCAGGGGCGGTCACCTGGCTGACAACGGTCCAGGCGGGCCAGCTGCGCTACATCCTTGTGGGCGTGGCGCTGATGCTCCTGATGATCTTCCGCCCACAAGGCGTGTTCGGCAATAAGAAGGAGCTTGCTTTCGCATGA